Genomic DNA from Sphingobium sp. V4:
ATGAAGGACAGGGCAGCAGTGGTTGGTCGACGGGCATTGGAAACGCAGGATATGGCTGGCCTGGAGTCCGCCTGGACTGCCATCCGCGCCGGTTTGCGCCGCGATCTGGGTGCGCGCCTGTTCGACCAGTGGCTGAAGCCCGCCCGCTTGGGTGACTATTGCTCCGAATCGCAGACGCTCGACCTGTTCGTCGCGACCGACTTCAGCGCCAATTTCGTTTCGGGCCAGTTCGGCGATCGCCTGCGCATGGCATGGCGCAGCGCTGGCGTCGGCGTGCGGGAAGTACGCGTGCGGCGCGCACCCGACGCCACTGGCCCGCGCCTGCTGGAAGTCGTGCATCTCGAACCGGCCGCAACCGAGCCGGCCGAATCGCCGATCGCCTCCAATTTCCAGCCGCGCCATGGCTTTGCCGAATTCGTCGTGGGCGAAACCAACCGGCTCGCCTTTTCCGCGGCCCAGGCGATGGCGGGCGAAGCCCAGCCGCGCTTCACCCCGCTCTTCATCCATGGCGCCACCGGCCAGGGGAAGACGCATCTGCTCCACGCGATCGCGGCGGCCTTTTCCGCGCACTCGCCTTCGGAGCCGGTCCTTTACATGTCGGCCGAGCGTTTCATGGTCGAATTCGTGAGCGCGATGCGCGCCAACGAGACGATGGCGTTCAAGGCGCGGCTGCGCGCGGCGCGCCTGCTGCTGATCGACGATGTCCAGTTCATCGCGGGCAAGGGATCGACGCAGGAGGAGTTTCTGCACACGATCAACGACCTGATCGACACGGGCGCGCGGATCGTCGTGACCGCCGACCGGGCGCCGCAGATGCTCGAATCGATCGACGCGCGCATCCTGTCGCGCCTGGCGGGTGGTCTCGTCGCCGACATCCGTCCGGCCGATCTCGACCTGCGACTCGCCATCCTCGAATCGAAGCGCGCCGTCGCCGGCGATCCCCCGGTGCCCGATGCCGTGATCGACTTCCTCGCGCGCTCGATTCGCTCGAACGTGCGCGAGCTGGAGGGGGCCTTCAACAAGCTGGTCGCCTATGGCCAGCTGACCGGCCGCTCGATCGACCTCGACTTCGCGCAGGGGATGCTGGCCGACGCAGTGCGCGCCAACGCCCGCCGCGTTACCGTGGACGAGATTCAGAAGGCCTGCGCGGCCCATTTCAAGATCGATCCGTCCGAGATGCGCTCCAAGCGCCGCGCCCGCGCGGTCGCCCGTCCGCGCCAGGTCGCCATGTATCTCGCCAAGAAGATGACGCCGCGATCGCTGCCCGAAATCGGCCGTATCTTCGGCGGGCGCGATCACAGCACGGTGATTCACGCGGTACGCACGATCGAGGCGCTGCGCGAGAGCAATCCCGACATGGACGCCGACGTCCGCGCGCTGCTGCGCCAGCTGGAGGGCTGACGGCCCTCTGGCGCTGGCCACATGATCGGCTAGGCTGGCGCGATGATTCGCCAGTTCGCCCTTTTCCTGCTCGCCGCCCTCAGCCTGTCCCCTGCGATTGCGCAGTCGGAGCCAGCTGCGCCCAATCCCGCCGACGTCCGGGTCGCGCTCGATACCGAGAGGGGGCGGATCGTCGTCGCCGTCCACATCGACAGGGCGCCGATCACCGCCGGCAATTTCCTGAAATATGTCGATCAGAAGCGGCTCGACGGCACTCAATTCTATCGCGGCGTCGGCGCGGCGGACTATGGCTTCGTTCAGGGCGGGGCGCAGAATGATCCGAAGCGGATTCTTCCGCCCATCCGGCATGAGCCGACGACGCAGACCGGCCTCACCCATGATGAGGGGGCGCTGTCGATGGCGCGCTACGCGCCGGGCAGCGCGACCGGGGATTTCTTCGTGGTGCTGGGCAAGATGCCGGCGATGGACGCGCAGCCGCAATCCGCCGGCGACAATCAGGGCTTCGCCGTCTTCGCCCATGTGGTCGATGGGCTGGACGTGGTGAAGGCGATCCTGGTCGCGCCCAAGTCCCCGACCAGGGGGGAAGGGGTAATGAAGGGGCAGATGCTGGAGACGCCGGTCAAGATCCTCACCGCGCGCCGACTGCCCTGAATATTATTCTCTGTACCCTCGGTCGATGATTCGCGCCGCCGCCATGTCGGCGGTCACATTACCCACGGTGCGGAAGATGTCGGGCACCGTTTCCACGGCCAGCAACAGCGGCAGCGCCTCGACCGGCACCCCCATGGCCAGGCAGATCGGGCCGGTGGTGGTGAAGAAGGTGATCTGGCTGGGCAGGCCCACCGCCGCCAGGCTGACGATCGCCGCTACCGCCACGCCCATGACGAGCTGCGTCGGCCCCAGCGCCACGCCGTTCATGGCGGCCACATAGAGGGCCACGCCCAGATTGGCGGGCGGGCTGGTGATGCGGAACAGCGAGATGGCCAGCGGCAGCACGATGCTGCGGCTGGTTTCGCGCACCGCGAGCGGCCCGTCGCTCGCCTGGATCATGGCGGGCAGGGAGGCGATCGAGCTTTGCGTCGAGAAGGCTATAGCCTGCGCGGGGAAAGCGGCGCGGGCGAAGCGGCCGGGGGCGATGCGGCCCATGATGACGACCAGCGGATAGACCAGCAGCGTCACGATGACGCAGATCAGCACGATGAAGCCGATATAGTGGAGCAGCGCACCTGCCGTGGCCAGGCCCGATCGCGCACCCGCCACCAGCGCCAGTGCGAAGACGCCGATCGGCGCGAGCCACAGCACCCAGTTTACCACCACCAACAGCGCATCGGCCAGAGCGTCGAACAGGCCGGTGAGCTGGCCGCGTCGTTCCTCTGCGATGCGCGTCACCGCAAAGCCGAAGACCAGCGCGAACAGGACGACGGCGACGACCTGCCCATCGGCGGCGGATTTCAGCGGATTGACCGGGATGAAGCCCAGCAGCCATTCGGCCGAGGGCCGCATGTCGGGCACGTCGGTAACGGGCCCGGCGCCTGCAAGCGCGCCGACCGCGCCGGCCGGAACGGGCCAGAGGTGCAGCATCAGCGGTCCGACCAGCGCCGCAACGCCGGCCGACCCGACCAGCAGGATCGCGAACAGGCCGATCGCCCGGCCCGCCATGCCGCTGCTGCGGGCCGTGGTCGCCGCCTGGGCGATGCCCGTCACCAGCAAGGCGAAGATCAGGGGGATGAGCGGCATCTGGAGGCCGCCGAGCCAAGCCTTGCCCACCGGTTGGGCGATGGCCACTACATCCGCTTCCCAGGGTCCGCCCCATTCGGCGAGTGTGATGCCGCAGGCCAGCCCCGCGACGAGGGCGATCAGGATGCGGACGGTCAAGGACATGGACGGCTTTCCCCTTCTCTGGTCCGCATCGCTCAGGGCAGACGGACCGGTCCAGTCTAGGCCGCCATGTCCTTAGAACAACAGAAGATTATTCGCCGAAGCCACGCGGGGCAGGATCGACGACCGACAGGGCGCCCGCCCCCACTTCGCTGACTTCCAGCGCGCGTTCGGCAATGCCGCCACGGGTGAAGCGGAAGGCGCCGTCAATGCCGGAAAAGCCGCCCGCGTCGCGCAGCCGGGCATTGGGGAAGGGGCTGCCCGGCTTCCAGTCCTGCGCGATCCGCACTGTCAGCAGTACGGCGTCATAGCCGAGCGAAGACAGGCGGAAGGGCGCGCTGCCGTAGCGGGCGCGATATTTGTTGGCGAGTTGGCCATAGAGCGTGTCCGACACGCTGGCGAACCAGGCGCCGCGCAGCACTGGGCTGGACGCCAGCGCGGTGTCCGTGTTCCACAGTTCCGTGCCCAACAGCCGGGCGCTCGCGCCGCCATTTTTCCGGACGATCGGCGCGACCTGCAACGCCACCCGGCCGCTGTCGGCGATCAGCAGCGCGTCATAGCTGGACGAAGCCTGCAACTTCTTGACCGCCGCCGTGATCGACGCGGGCGACCGGTCGAAGCTCTGCATCGACACCACCGTTCCGCCGGCCTGCTCGACCGCGCGCAGCAGCGCATTGCCGGCGCGTTCGCCATAGGTGCCGCGCGGCACCAGCGCGCCGAACCGGCTCAGTCCCTTGCCGCGCGCAAAGCCGACGACCCGCTCGATCGACTGGTTGGGATTATAGCCCATGATGTAGACGCCGCTGCCGGCGATGCTGGCGTCGTTGGAAAAGCTGATCACCGGCACATTGGCGCGCGCCGCGATCGGTCCGACCACACGCGCATCCTCCGCCAGCAACGGGCCCAGGATCAGGCGATTGCCCTCGGCCAGCGCCCGGTTCACGGCCGCCGCCGCACCCAGCGCGGTGTCATAGGTGGTGATCCGCACCTTGTCGGTCCGGGTATCGAGCAGCGCCAGCGTCGTGGCGTTGGCGATCGACTGGCCGACCCCGGCATTGGGGCCGCTCATCGGTACCAGCAACGCCACGCGATGGCGGGTCGTGTCGGTGGGCAGGCCCTGCGTCACGTCCGGCCCGGTCGGCTGGGCAGGGCCGCTGGGGGCCGCCGGCGCCGGCCCCTTGGGCACGATCGACTGACAGGCGGCGAGGAACAGGGCTGCCCCCATGAAGGCGATCCGCGCGCCCCGTTTCATTGCGGCGAACACATGGGTTTGCCGGGGGGCTTGCCGGGCGGCATCCGTCTCTGTCATCTGGCGTCCTTATGGAAACTCGAAATTCAGGGCTTGAGCCGGGGCTTTACATTGTTGCGGGGCCGATCGGCAACCTCGGAGACCTTACGCCGCGCGGCGCCGAAGTCCTGCGGCTGGCCGATGTGATCGCCGTGGAAGATACACGGGTGAGCGCACGGCTGCTGCGTCATGCCGGGTCGGATCGGCCGATGATTCCCTATCATGACCATAGCGCCGAAAATGTGCGCCAGCGGTTGGTGGAGCGGATGGCGGGGGAATCGGTCGCGCTGCTGTCGGACGCGGGCACGCCGCTCATCTCCGATCCGGGCTACAAGCTGGTGCGCGATGCGCGCGCCGCCGGGCGCAAGATCACGACCCTGCCTGGTCCCAGCGCGGCGATCGCGGCGCTGACGCTGTCCGGCCTGCCGACCGACCGCTTCCTCTTCATGGGTTTCCTGCCGGCCAAGGCGAAGGCGCGGGGCGATACGTTGAACGAGGTGGCCGCATTGCGGGCGACGCTGGTCTTCTACGAAAGCGGCCCGCGCCTGTCGGAGAGCCTGTCCGCCATGGCTGCGCATCTGGGCGACCGGGACGCGGCGGTCAGCCGGGAGATCAGCAAGGCGTTCGAGGAAACGGCGACCGGCACCCTCACGGACCTGTCCGCCCGCTACGCTGACGCGCCGCCCAAGGGAGAGATTGTCGTCATCGTCGGCCCGCCCGGCGAGTCTCCGCCGCCCAGCCCCGAGGATGCGGACGCCGCGCTGCTGGAGGCGATGGCGCGTCTGCCCGTGTCGAAGGCGGCGGGCGAGGTGGCGAAGAAATTCGGCCTCGACCGTCGGACCCTCTATGACCGGGCGATGGAATTGAAGGGGTGAGCCGCCAACAGGCGGAAAGGCGCGGGCGGCAGGCCGAACGCATCGCCGGCTGGTGGTTGCGCCTGAAAGGCTGGCAGATTGTCGGCCGGCGGATGCGGACACCGGCGGGAGAGGTCGATCTGGTCGCGCGTCGGGGATCGATGCTGGCCTTCGTCGAGGTGAAGGCGCGCGGATCGACGGCGGAACTCGATCAGGCGATCGACGAACGGCGGCTGGCGCGGGTCGCGGCGGCGGCGGACATCCTCTGGCACCAGCTGGCAAAACCCGGTGACGACATGCGAATCGACGTCATCCTCCTTGCGCCGGGCCGCCCGCCACGCCATCTGGCCAATGTCTGGCATGGGGGGTGATCGTCTACCCCGTCAACCATCCCGAAATGTCGTCGTTAGTGGAAGGTTTTCTGAATGACCGAACTCAACCCCCTGACCGTCGCCGTGCAGATGGACCCGATGGAGGGTATCAGGATCGCGGGCGATTCGACCTTTCACATCATGCTGGCGGGGCAGGCGCGCGGGCATCGGCTCTATCATTATCTGGCGCCTGACCTGACCTTGTCCGACGGACGCGTACTGGCCAGGGCGCGGCCGGTGAAGGTGCAGAAGGTGGATGGCGACCATTTCGCTTTCGGCCCGGAGGAGGTGATCGACCTCGGCCGTGACGTCGATGTCGTGCTGATGCGGCAGGACCCGCCATTCGACCTCAGCTATATCACCGCCACCCATCTGCTCGAACGGGTGCAGGAAGAGACGCTGGTGGTGAACGATCCGGCCAGCGTCCGCAACGCGCCCGAAAAGCTGTTCGTGCTCGACTATGCGCGTTTCATGCCGCCGACAATGATCACGCGCGACCTGGCGCAGGTAAGGCGCTTCCTCGCCGAGCATGGCGAGATCGTGGTGAAGCCGCTCTACGGCAATGCCGGCAATGCGGTGTTCCATGTCGGCCAGTCGGGGGCGAACCTGTCCGCGCTGGTGGAACTGTTCAATGCTTCCTGGGTCGAACCCTTCATGGTCCAGGCCTTCATCCCCGGCGTCGCGGAGGGCGACAAGCGCATCGTCCTGATCGACGGAGACGTCGCGGGCGCGGTCAACCGCATTCCCGGCAAGGGCGAGATACGGTCGAACCTGGCCGTCGGCGGATCGGCCGCCAAGACGGAACTGACCGAGAAGGAACGCGAAATCTGCGCCGCGCTTGGTCCGGAACTCAAGGCGCGCGGGCTGCTCTTCGTGGGGATCGACGTGATCGGCGGGCAATGGCTGACCGAAATCAACGTGACTTCGCCCACCGGGATCGTGT
This window encodes:
- the dnaA gene encoding chromosomal replication initiator protein DnaA, with translation MKDRAAVVGRRALETQDMAGLESAWTAIRAGLRRDLGARLFDQWLKPARLGDYCSESQTLDLFVATDFSANFVSGQFGDRLRMAWRSAGVGVREVRVRRAPDATGPRLLEVVHLEPAATEPAESPIASNFQPRHGFAEFVVGETNRLAFSAAQAMAGEAQPRFTPLFIHGATGQGKTHLLHAIAAAFSAHSPSEPVLYMSAERFMVEFVSAMRANETMAFKARLRAARLLLIDDVQFIAGKGSTQEEFLHTINDLIDTGARIVVTADRAPQMLESIDARILSRLAGGLVADIRPADLDLRLAILESKRAVAGDPPVPDAVIDFLARSIRSNVRELEGAFNKLVAYGQLTGRSIDLDFAQGMLADAVRANARRVTVDEIQKACAAHFKIDPSEMRSKRRARAVARPRQVAMYLAKKMTPRSLPEIGRIFGGRDHSTVIHAVRTIEALRESNPDMDADVRALLRQLEG
- a CDS encoding peptidylprolyl isomerase; translation: MIRQFALFLLAALSLSPAIAQSEPAAPNPADVRVALDTERGRIVVAVHIDRAPITAGNFLKYVDQKRLDGTQFYRGVGAADYGFVQGGAQNDPKRILPPIRHEPTTQTGLTHDEGALSMARYAPGSATGDFFVVLGKMPAMDAQPQSAGDNQGFAVFAHVVDGLDVVKAILVAPKSPTRGEGVMKGQMLETPVKILTARRLP
- a CDS encoding cation:dicarboxylase symporter family transporter; the protein is MSLTVRILIALVAGLACGITLAEWGGPWEADVVAIAQPVGKAWLGGLQMPLIPLIFALLVTGIAQAATTARSSGMAGRAIGLFAILLVGSAGVAALVGPLMLHLWPVPAGAVGALAGAGPVTDVPDMRPSAEWLLGFIPVNPLKSAADGQVVAVVLFALVFGFAVTRIAEERRGQLTGLFDALADALLVVVNWVLWLAPIGVFALALVAGARSGLATAGALLHYIGFIVLICVIVTLLVYPLVVIMGRIAPGRFARAAFPAQAIAFSTQSSIASLPAMIQASDGPLAVRETSRSIVLPLAISLFRITSPPANLGVALYVAAMNGVALGPTQLVMGVAVAAIVSLAAVGLPSQITFFTTTGPICLAMGVPVEALPLLLAVETVPDIFRTVGNVTADMAAARIIDRGYRE
- a CDS encoding penicillin-binding protein activator — encoded protein: MKRGARIAFMGAALFLAACQSIVPKGPAPAAPSGPAQPTGPDVTQGLPTDTTRHRVALLVPMSGPNAGVGQSIANATTLALLDTRTDKVRITTYDTALGAAAAVNRALAEGNRLILGPLLAEDARVVGPIAARANVPVISFSNDASIAGSGVYIMGYNPNQSIERVVGFARGKGLSRFGALVPRGTYGERAGNALLRAVEQAGGTVVSMQSFDRSPASITAAVKKLQASSSYDALLIADSGRVALQVAPIVRKNGGASARLLGTELWNTDTALASSPVLRGAWFASVSDTLYGQLANKYRARYGSAPFRLSSLGYDAVLLTVRIAQDWKPGSPFPNARLRDAGGFSGIDGAFRFTRGGIAERALEVSEVGAGALSVVDPAPRGFGE
- the rsmI gene encoding 16S rRNA (cytidine(1402)-2'-O)-methyltransferase — encoded protein: METRNSGLEPGLYIVAGPIGNLGDLTPRGAEVLRLADVIAVEDTRVSARLLRHAGSDRPMIPYHDHSAENVRQRLVERMAGESVALLSDAGTPLISDPGYKLVRDARAAGRKITTLPGPSAAIAALTLSGLPTDRFLFMGFLPAKAKARGDTLNEVAALRATLVFYESGPRLSESLSAMAAHLGDRDAAVSREISKAFEETATGTLTDLSARYADAPPKGEIVVIVGPPGESPPPSPEDADAALLEAMARLPVSKAAGEVAKKFGLDRRTLYDRAMELKG
- a CDS encoding YraN family protein; this encodes MSRQQAERRGRQAERIAGWWLRLKGWQIVGRRMRTPAGEVDLVARRGSMLAFVEVKARGSTAELDQAIDERRLARVAAAADILWHQLAKPGDDMRIDVILLAPGRPPRHLANVWHGG
- the gshB gene encoding glutathione synthase; translated protein: MTELNPLTVAVQMDPMEGIRIAGDSTFHIMLAGQARGHRLYHYLAPDLTLSDGRVLARARPVKVQKVDGDHFAFGPEEVIDLGRDVDVVLMRQDPPFDLSYITATHLLERVQEETLVVNDPASVRNAPEKLFVLDYARFMPPTMITRDLAQVRRFLAEHGEIVVKPLYGNAGNAVFHVGQSGANLSALVELFNASWVEPFMVQAFIPGVAEGDKRIVLIDGDVAGAVNRIPGKGEIRSNLAVGGSAAKTELTEKEREICAALGPELKARGLLFVGIDVIGGQWLTEINVTSPTGIVSIDGFDGTDTGGMIWDAIDARLALRAAD